The following are encoded in a window of Panthera leo isolate Ple1 chromosome B2, P.leo_Ple1_pat1.1, whole genome shotgun sequence genomic DNA:
- the ALDH8A1 gene encoding 2-aminomuconic semialdehyde dehydrogenase, with protein MRTSGLEVRTRQTQGRETPSPVGRKTGVVSTMAGTKALLTLENFINGKFVPCSSYIDSYDPSTGEVYCRVPDSGNEEIEAAVEAARAAFPGWSARSPQERSQVLHRLADLLEKSLEDLAQAESRDQGKTVTLARTMDIPRSVQNFRFFASSILHHTSECTHMDHVDCLHYTLRAPVGIAGLISPWNLPLYLLTWKVAPAIAAGNTVIAKPSELTSVTAWMMCKLLETAGVPPGVVNIVFGTGPKVGEALVSHPEVPLISFTGSQPTAERIAQLSAPHCKKLSLELGGKNPAIIFEDANLEECIPTTVRSSFANQGEICLCTSRIFVQKSIYSEFLKKFVAATRMWKVGIPSDPSANMGALISKAHLEKVRSYVKKARAEGARILCGEGVDTLSLPPKNQAGYFMLPTVITDIKDESCCMKEEIFGPVTCVVPFDSEEEVIQRANSVKYGLAATVWSSNVGRVHRVAKKLQSGLVWTNCWLIRELNLPFGGMKSSGIGREGAKDSYEFFTEVKTITIKH; from the exons ATGAGGACGTCGGGGCTGGAGGTGAGGACAAGGCAAACTCAGGGTAGGGAGACTCCCTCACCGGTGGGGAGAAAGACAGGAGTTGTCTCCACCATGGCCGGAACAAAGGCACTTCTGACGCTGGAGAACTTCATTAATGGAAAGTTTGTACCTTGTAGCTCATATATCGATTCTTATGATCCGTCCACGGGGGAAGTATACTGCAGGGTGCCAGACAGTGGAAACGAAGAG ATCGAAGCCGCAGTGGAGGCCGCCAGGGCAGCGTTTCCCGGCTGGTCGgccaggagcccccaggagcGCTCACAGGTGCTGCACCGGCTGGCGGATCTGCTGGAGAAATCCCTGGAGGACTTGGCCCAGGCGGAATCCAGAGACCAGG GGAAAACCGTAACGTTGGCAAGAACCATGGACATCCCCCGGTCTGTGCAGAACTTCCGGTTCTTCGCCTCCTCCATCCTGCACCACACATCAGAGTGCACACACATGGACCACGTAGACTGTCTGCACTACACCCTGCGGGCCCCCGTGGGGATCG CTGGTCTGATCAGCCCCTGGAATTTGCCACTCTACTTGCTGACCTGGAAGGTGGCTCCGGCCATTGCTGCCGGCAACACCGTCATAGCCAAGCCCAGCGAGCTGACGTCAGTGACCGCCTGGATGATGTGCAAACTCCTGGAGACAGCAG GTGTTCCACCAGGTGTGGTAAATATTGTGTTTGGAACGGGGCCCAAGGTAGGCGAGGCCCTGGTGTCCCATCCAGAGGTACCCCTGATTTCCTTCACGGGGAGCCAGCCCACCGCCGAGCGGATCGCTCAGCTGAGTGCTCCCCATTGCAAGAAGCTGTCCCTGGAGCTGGGGGGCAAGAACCCCGCCATCATCTTTGAGGACGCCAACCTGGAGGAGTGCATTCCCACGACCGTCAGGTCCAGCTTTGCCAACCAG GGTGAAATCTGCCTCTGTACCAGCAGAATCTTTGTCCAGAAGAGCATCTATAGTGAATTTTTGAAGAAGTTTGTAGCAGCTACCAGAATGTGGAAAGTTGGCATTCCCTCCGATCCATCGGCCAACATGGGAGCTCTGATAAGTAAAGCTCATTTGGAAAAA GTCAGAAGTTACGTCAAGAAAGCCCGCGCCGAAGGGGCCCGAATTCTGTGTGGTGAAGGGGTGGATACGTTGAGTCTCCCCCCCAAGAATCAAGCAGGATATTTTATGCTTCCCACAGTCATAACAGACATTAAGGATGAATCCTGCTGCATGAAGGAAGAGATATTTGGTCCAGTGACATGTGTCGTTCCCTTCGATAGTGAGGAGGAAGTGATTCAAAGAGCGAACAGTGTTAAATACGGGTTGGCAGCAACTGTGTGGTCAAGCAACGTGGGCCGTGTCCACCGAGTGGCTAAGAAGCTGCAGTCGGGCTTGGTCTGGACCAACTGCTGGCTCATCAGAGAGCTGAACCTCCCTTTCGGGGGGATGAAGAGTTCCgggataggcagagagggagccaAAGACTCTTACGAATTTTTCACTGAAGTCAAAACAATCACCATTAAGCACTGA